The region GATGAAGGACAGGAACGCGATCCCGACGAGAGCGTAGATCATCGAGGCGTAGCCGAACAGCGGCTTTCTGGAGAACGCCGGGATGATGTGCGAGATGATCCCGAAGGCCGGCAGGATGATGATATAGACCTCCGGGTGCCCGAAGAACCAGAAGATATGCTGGAACAGGACCGGATCGCCGCCCCCGGCGGCGTCGAAGAAGCTGGTGCCGAAATGGCGGTCGGTCAGGAGCATGGTGACGCCGCCGGCCAGCACCGGCATGGCGGCGATGAGCAGGAAGGCCGTGATGAGCCACGCCCAGCAGAACATCGGGAGCTTCATGAAGTTCATCCCCGGGGCACGCATGTTCAATATGGTGACGATGATATTGATGGCCCCGAGGATCGAGGACATCCCCAGGAGGTGCACGGCGAAGATCAGCAGATCGCCCCCGAGCTCGACCTTGCCCGAGCTGCCGACGATGGCGAGCGGCGGATACATGGTCCAGCCGGCCTCCGGCGTGCCGGGAACCACGATGCTGAGCAACAGTAGGGAAGCGGCGAAGGGCAGGATCCAGAACCCCCAGTTGTTGATACGCGGCAGCGCCATGTCGGGCGCGCCGATCATCATCGGGATGAGCCAGTTGGCGAGCCCCGCGAAGGCCGGCATGACGGCACCGAAGACCATCACGAGCCCGTGGATGGTCACGAACTGGTTGAAGGCCAGGGGGTCGATGAACTGGATCCCCGGCGCGAAGAGCTCCAGTCGAAAGGCCATCGCCTGGCTGCCCGCGAACACGAACATGAGCGCGGCGAAGACGAGGTATAGGGTCCCGATGTCCTTGTGGTTGGTGGTGAACACCCAACGCCTGAGGCCCGTCGGGTGCTCGTCGTGTGCCGCGTGAGTCATCGTCGTACCTCCCACTAGTATCCCTTGATCACCTAATGGCTTTATCACCGAATGGCGTTATCACCGAACGGGTTGCTCAACGCCCGCGAGCGGCCTTGACGTCCGCGGGCTGGACCAAATCGCCCACCCCGTTCCCGAAGGCATTGCGCTCGTAGGTCACGACCGCGGCGATGTGCAGATCGTCCAGCTGCCCGC is a window of Pseudomonadota bacterium DNA encoding:
- the ctaD gene encoding cytochrome c oxidase subunit I; this translates as MTHAAHDEHPTGLRRWVFTTNHKDIGTLYLVFAALMFVFAGSQAMAFRLELFAPGIQFIDPLAFNQFVTIHGLVMVFGAVMPAFAGLANWLIPMMIGAPDMALPRINNWGFWILPFAASLLLLSIVVPGTPEAGWTMYPPLAIVGSSGKVELGGDLLIFAVHLLGMSSILGAINIIVTILNMRAPGMNFMKLPMFCWAWLITAFLLIAAMPVLAGGVTMLLTDRHFGTSFFDAAGGGDPVLFQHIFWFFGHPEVYIIILPAFGIISHIIPAFSRKPLFGYASMIYALVGIAFLSFIVWAHHMYTVGMPLAGNLFFMYATMLIAVPTGVKIFNWVSTMWRGSLSFEAPMLCALAFIMIFTIGGFTGLMLAMAPADYQYHDTYFVVSHFHYTMGISAIYAIVGAIYFWLPKWSGRLYDERLARIQFWISIVAVNVTFFPQFFLGLAGMPRRIPDYALQFADFNMLSSLGAWVFGSAQLLFLYIVLKTVFAGRRTAEARVWDGATGLEWTLPSPAPYHSFATPPVVH